One stretch of Caloenas nicobarica isolate bCalNic1 chromosome 2, bCalNic1.hap1, whole genome shotgun sequence DNA includes these proteins:
- the ABCF2 gene encoding ATP-binding cassette sub-family F member 2 — protein MPSDLAKKKAAKKKEAAKARQRPRRAPEENGDAGPEPQEPRPPEANGTALPEVDALTKELEDFELKKAAARAVTGVLASHPNSTDVHIINLSLTFHGQELLSDTKLELNSGRRYGLIGLNGIGKSMLLSAIGKREVPIPEHIDIYHLTREMPPSDKTPLQCVMEVDTERAMLEREAERLAHEDAECEKLLELYERLEELDADKAEARASRILHGLGFTPAMQRKKLKDFSGGWRMRVALARALFIRPFMLLLDEPTNHLDLDACVWLEEELKTFKRILVLISHSQDFLNGVCTNIIHMHNRKLKYYTGNYDQYVKTRLELEENQMKRFHWEQDQIAHMKNYIARFGHGSAKLARQAQSKEKTLQKMMASGLTERVVNDKTLSFYFPPCGKIPPPVIMVQNVSFKYTKDGPWIYNNLEFGIDLDTRVALVGPNGAGKSTLLKLLTGELLPTDGMIRKHSHVKIGRYHQHLQEQLDLDLSPLEYMMKCYPEIKEKEEMRKIIGRYGLTGKQQVSPIRNLSDGQKCRVCFAWLAWQNPHMLFLDEPTNHLDIETIDALADAINEFEGGMMLVSHDFRLIQQVAQEIWVCEKQTITKWQGDILAYKEHLKSKLVDEDPQLTKKTHNV, from the exons ATGCCCTCAGACCTGGCTAAGAAGAAGGCGGCCAAGAAGAAGGAGGCGGCCAAGGCCCGGCAGCGCCCGCGCCGGGCCCCGGAGGAGAACGGCGATGCCGGACCGGAGCCGCAGGAACCCCGGCCCCCGGAGGCCAACGGAACAGCCCTGCCAG AGGTGGATGCTCTTACAAAGGAGCTGGAGGACTTTGAGTTAAAGAAAGCTGCTGCCCGAGCTGTGACAGGAGTGCTGGCCTCCCATCCCAACAGTACCGACGTGCACATCATTAACCTCTCGCTGACCTTCCAcggccaggagctgctgagtgACACCAAACTGGAGCTGAACTCCGGGCGGCGTTACGGCCTCATTGGGCTCAACGGGATCG GGAAATCCATGCTTCTGTCAGCTATTGGGAAACGAGAAGTGCCCATCCCAGAGCATATCGACATCTATCACCTGACCCGAGAGATGCCTCCTAGTGACAAGACCCCTCTCCAGTGTGTGATGGAGGTGGATACAGAGAGGGCCATGTTAGAACGAGAGGCAGAACGTCTGGCTCATGAAGATG CGGAGTGTGAGAAACTCTTGGAGTTATATGAAcgcctggaggagctggacgCTGACAAGGCAGAAGCACGGGCCTCACGTATCCTTCACGGCTTGGGTTTCACGCCAGCcatgcagaggaagaagctgaaGGACTTCAGTGGTGGCTGGCGCATGAGGGTGGCCCTGGCTAG AGCGCTCTTCATTCGGCCGTTCATGCTGCTGCTAGATGAGCCCACAAACCACCTGGACTTGGATGCCTGTGTGTGGCTGGAGGAAGAGCTGAAAAC GTTCAAGCGGATCCTTGTGCTCATATCACACTCCCAGGACTTCTTGAATGGTGTCTGCACCAACATAATTCACATGCACAACCGCAAACTGAAATACTACACG GGAAATTATGATCAGTACGTAAAGACTCGCTTGGAACTAGAAGAAAATCAAATGAAGCGATTCCACTGGGAGCAAGACCAGATTGCCCATATGAAG AATTACATTGCACGATTTGGTCATGGTAGTGCGAAGCTGGCCAGGCAAGCTCAGAGCAAGGAGAAGACCCTTCAAAAAATGATGGCTTCTGGCTTGACAGAGAGAGTTGTGAATGACAAG ACTTTGTCGTTCTATTTCCCGCCCTGTGGGAAAATCCCCCCTCCTGTCATCATGGTGCAGAATGTCAGCTTCAAATACACCAAGGACGGG CCATGGATCTATAACAACCTGGAGTTTGGGATCGACCTGGATACCCGTGTAGCTCTTGTTGGACCCAATGGAGCTGGAAAGTCAACACTGCTGAAGCTGCTCACAGGAGAG CTGCTGCCCACAGATGGGATGATTCGCAAGCACTCACATGTGAAGATCGGTAGATACCACCAG cACTTGCAAGAGCAGTTGGACTTAGACCTCTCACCCTTGGAGTACATGATGAAATGCTACCCGGAGAtcaaggagaaggaggagatgagaaaaatCATTGGCAGATACGGTCTGACAGGGAAGCAGCAG GTGAGCCCCATCAGGAACCTCTCGGACGGGCAGAAGTGCCGCGTGTGCTTCGCATGGCTGGCCTGGCAGAACCCTCACATGCTCTTCCTGGACGAGCCCACCAACCACCTGGACATAGAAACCATCGATGCTCTGGCAGATGCTATTAATGAATTTGAAGGAGGAATGATGCTCGTCAGCCATGACTTCAGACTCATCCAACAG GTTGCACAGGAGATCTGGGTCTGTGAGAAGCAAACAATCACGAAGTGGCAAGGTGACATCCTCGCCTACAAGGAGCATCTCAAGTCCAAGCTGGTGGATGAGGACCCGCAGCTCACCAAAAAGACCCACAACGTGTGA
- the CHPF2 gene encoding chondroitin sulfate glucuronyltransferase — protein sequence MRAAALLAALRPVLPLVLGLSLGCSLSLLRAAWGRPGAEPCAGARPGALPGRARPEAAAPGPGHEEFRPRIVPYYRDPNKPYKKVLRTRYIQTELGFHERLFVAVLTSKATLNTLAVAVNKTVAHHFPRLLYFTGLRGAKVPHGMVLVAHGDERPIWLMYQTVRYIHQHFGSDYDWFYIMQDDTYAQAEQVKALVTHLSINQDVYLGRAEEFIGGDEQARYCHGGFGYLISRSLLLKLHPHLDSCRNEILSVRPDEWLGRCIIDFLGITCVSQLQGQHYHTYELAKNTEPEKEEEEEFQAALAVHPVSDMTLMYRLHKHFSRIQLDRTYQEIQDLQMQIRNLTALTPAGEAGLTWPVGINAPFLPKSRFEVISWDYFTEQHLFSCPDGSPKCELSGASKADVSEIIESALEQLNSRYQPLLRFSKRQLLNGYRRFDPTRGMEYTLDLLLEAVTQKGHSHVLAKRVSLVRPLSKVEIIPMPYVTEATQVQLVLPLTVQDLDFVGNFLDMFAMNTLDTHDNALLTLLFIYHPYDAQRVSQVDVFAGVKAMVGELEKRYAEVKIPWISVKTEVPSQVKLMDIVSKKHPVDTLFFLASVWTEINMEFLNRCRMNTISNWQVFFPVHFQEFNPALVYRGEQTASSGTDFLRDGHFDRHSFAEACFYNSDYMTARTKLAADILDRDEVLESMEVFDVFLHYSGLHLFRAVEPGLVQKYALRSCNPRLSEELYHRCVLSNLEGLASRSHLAMALFEQEQANST from the exons ATGCGGGCGGCCGCGCTGCTGGCCGCGCTGCGGCCCGTGCTGCCGCTGGTGCTGGGcctgtccctgggctgcagcctcAGCCTCCTGCGCGCCGCCTGGGGCCGGCCCGGCGCGGAGCCGTGCGCgggggcccggcccggggcccTCCCGGGCAGAGCGCGGCCcgaggcggcggcgccgggcccgGGACACGAGGAGTTCAGGCCCAGGATCGTCCCGTACTACCGGGACCCCAACAAGCCGTACAAAAAAGTGCTCAG AACTCGCTACATCCAGACAGAACTGGGGTTCCACGAGAGGCTGTTTGTGGCCGTGCTGACCTCCAAGGCCACCCTGAACACGCTGGCGGTGGCCGTGAACAAGACCGTGGCCCATCACTTCCCACGCCTGCTGTACTTCACGGGGCTGCGTGGTGCCAAGGTGCCCCACGGCATGGTGCTGGTGGCGCACGGGGACGAGCGGCCCATCTGGCTCATGTACCAGACCGTGCGCTACATCCACCAGCACTTCGGCTCCGACTATGACTGGTTCTACATCATGCAGGATGACACCTATGCCCAGGCTGAACAGGTCAAGGCTCTGGTGACACACCTGAGCATTAACCAAGATGTGTACCTGGGACGGGCGGAGGAGTTTATCGGGGGAGATGAGCAGGCCCGCTATTGCCACGGCGGCTTTGGGTACCTGATCTCGCGCAGcctgctgctgaagctgcacCCGCACCTGGACAGCTGCCGCAACGAGATCCTCAGCGTGCGGCCGGATGAGTGGCTGGGACGTTGCATCATCGATTTCCTTGGCATCACTTGTGTCTCCCAGCTCCAG GGCCAGCATTATCACACCTACGAATTGGCCAAAAATACTGagccagagaaggaggaagaggaggagttCCAAGCAGCTCTTGCTGTGCACCCTGTTTCTGACATGACCCTGATGTACCGGCTGCACAAGCACTTCAGCAGGATCCAGCTGGACAGAACCTACCAGGAGATCCAGGACCTCCAG ATGCAGATCAGGAACCTGACGGCATTGACCCCTGCAGGTGAGGCAGGCTTGACATGGCCTGTGGGCATTAATGCCCCATTCCTTCCAAAATCGCGTTTTGAGGTAATCAGCTGGGACTACTTCACTGAGCAGCACctcttctcctgccctgatgGCTCCCCCAAGTGCGAGCTCTCTGGAGCCAGCAAGGCAGATGTCAGTGAAATCATTGAGTCTGCACTTGAGCAACTTAACAGTCGCTACCAGCCTCTGCTGCGCTTCAGCAAGCGGCAGCTGTTGAACGGCTATCGGCGTTTTGACCCCACACGGGGCATGGAATACACactggacctgctgctggaggcagTGACCCAAAAGGGACACAGTCACGTCCTGGCAAAACGAGTGAGCTTGGTGCGGCCCCTAAGTAAGGTTGAAATTATTCCCATGCCATATGTGACAGAGGCCACACAGGTGCAACTGGTGCTTCCCTTGACAGTGCAGGACCTGGATTTTGTGGGAAACTTCCTGGATATGTTTGCTATGAACACTCTGGACACACACGATAATGCCTTGCTGACCTTGCTGTTCATCTACCATCCCTATGATGCCCAGCGAGTCAGTCAGGTGGATGTTTTTGCTGGAGTCAAAGCCATGGTAGGAGAGCTGGAGAAACGCTATGCAGAAGTTAAAATCCCCTGGATTAGTGTTAAAACGGAGGTACCATCGCAAGTGAAACTCATGGATATAGTCTCCAAGAAGCACCCTGTGGATACGCTGTTCTTCTTGGCCAGCGTCTGGACAGAAATCAACATGGAGTTCCTGAACCGCTGCCGTATGAATACCATCAGCAACTGGCAGGTCTTCTTCCCAGTGCATTTCCAGGAGTTCAACCCTGCGCTGGTGTACCGCGGGGAGCAGACGGCTTCCTCCGGCACCGACTTCCTGAGGGACGGCCATTTTGACAGACATTCCTTTGCTGAGGCCTGCTTTTATAACTCGGACTACATGACAGCACGTACCAAGCTAGCAGCTGATATCCTGGACCGGgatgaggtgctggagagcatGGAGGTGTTTGATGTCTTCCTGCACTACTCAGGTCTGCACCTGTTTAGGGCTGTGGAGCCCGGGTTAGTGCAGAAATATGCACTGAGGAGCTGCAACCCCCGGCTTAGTGAGGAGTTATACCACCGCTGCGTGCTCAGCAACCTGGAGGGGCTTGCGTCCCGCTCACATTTAGCCATGGCCCTCTTCGAGCAGGAACAGGCCAACAGCACTTGA